Proteins encoded by one window of Desulfovibrio ferrophilus:
- a CDS encoding ABC transporter ATP-binding protein, translating to MLKVENLHVSYDNIRALQGIDFHIEQGEIVTIIGANGAGKTTTLRAISQVANITQGTMTFKGKDLRSYPPEKVVSELGISHVPEGRRLFGNLTVHENLKLGAFARKDTDQVKRDIDRVFEIFPRLLERKDQKAGTMSGGEQQMLAVGRAFICGRELMILDEPSMGLSPLLMKRVFAALREINNQGTTILLVEQNARMALKFAQRAYLLEHGHVLKEGPTEEFMNDPEVQKSYLGG from the coding sequence ATGCTGAAGGTTGAGAATCTCCACGTCTCCTATGACAATATCCGTGCTCTGCAAGGCATTGATTTCCATATTGAACAAGGTGAGATCGTAACCATCATCGGTGCCAATGGGGCGGGCAAGACCACGACTCTGCGCGCCATCTCACAGGTCGCCAACATCACCCAGGGCACCATGACCTTCAAGGGCAAGGATTTGAGGTCCTACCCACCTGAAAAGGTCGTCTCGGAGCTTGGCATCTCGCACGTGCCCGAAGGCCGCCGCTTGTTCGGCAACCTGACCGTGCACGAGAACCTGAAGCTCGGCGCCTTTGCCCGCAAGGACACCGATCAGGTCAAGCGCGACATCGACCGCGTGTTCGAGATCTTCCCGCGGCTGTTGGAACGCAAGGACCAGAAAGCCGGGACCATGTCCGGCGGCGAGCAGCAGATGCTGGCCGTGGGCCGTGCCTTCATCTGCGGGCGCGAGCTGATGATCCTGGACGAGCCGTCCATGGGCCTGTCACCACTGCTCATGAAGCGCGTGTTCGCCGCCCTGCGCGAGATCAACAATCAGGGCACCACGATCCTGCTTGTGGAACAGAATGCTCGCATGGCGCTGAAGTTCGCCCAGCGGGCCTACCTGCTGGAACACGGACACGTGCTCAAGGAAGGCCCCACCGAAGAGTTCATGAATGATCCTGAGGTTCAGAAATCCTACCTCGGCGGCTAG
- a CDS encoding anti-phage dCTP deaminase: MKAAKIVKAVSNKKSLTSDAERIRKRQSQEIVIALCGFAGCGISTVTEKLSKHFENYNYNVLPIKITDIIKNLSEIEIASSDAGSSIKELQEAGLNIRTKFGPEALAREAIVKIRTEREKLRAEIFSDHIEADKSQPVIPGNEKDHEIRTVSIIDNIKHKSELELLRATYGDRFFLIGVLCPEEERRNRLSINKRISDNVVSEIINRDRKDADKLGVQVSKVLCKSDFFIENSSDHISNIDPKLTRFIELLLGINAHSPTKAEFAMCCAQASSCRSACISKQVGAAIVTEDGDIISVGRNDVPKFGGGLYTHDDGVNDNRCAFRFNRKCKNSSIKEDIKNDAESIISKILPDQDAETISEIISKLTQIEGLTEYSRAIHAEMDAITTAARNGGNGIKNSTLYCTTFPCHNCARHIVSSGIKQVYYIEPYDKSLAIHIHDDSIRVDKPEGDGTNHLRINQFEGIAPRVYLRLFEAGERKRNGCYLELDPLTAKPKIISQIDTTEDNENGILQTVDEVHRR; encoded by the coding sequence ATGAAGGCTGCCAAAATCGTAAAAGCTGTCTCTAATAAAAAATCCTTAACCAGTGATGCAGAACGCATTCGAAAAAGACAATCGCAAGAAATCGTTATTGCCTTATGTGGCTTTGCTGGTTGCGGAATTTCAACTGTCACTGAAAAATTATCGAAGCACTTTGAAAATTATAATTACAATGTCCTACCAATTAAAATCACCGACATAATCAAAAACCTTTCTGAAATTGAAATAGCATCTTCAGATGCAGGCAGTAGCATTAAGGAACTACAAGAAGCTGGATTAAATATTAGAACAAAATTTGGCCCAGAGGCCTTAGCCAGAGAAGCTATTGTCAAAATTCGAACAGAAAGAGAAAAATTACGAGCTGAAATTTTTTCAGACCACATCGAAGCCGATAAATCTCAACCAGTTATCCCGGGCAATGAAAAAGACCATGAAATACGCACGGTAAGCATTATTGATAATATTAAGCACAAATCAGAACTTGAACTTCTTCGGGCCACATATGGGGATAGGTTTTTCCTCATTGGTGTCCTGTGCCCTGAAGAAGAAAGACGAAATAGGCTCTCAATCAATAAGCGCATCTCCGACAATGTTGTTTCAGAAATAATAAACAGAGATCGCAAAGATGCAGATAAATTGGGCGTTCAAGTTTCAAAGGTTTTATGTAAATCTGATTTTTTCATTGAAAACAGCAGCGACCATATTTCAAATATAGACCCAAAACTCACTCGTTTCATTGAACTTCTTCTCGGAATTAATGCACATTCACCAACCAAAGCTGAATTTGCGATGTGTTGCGCCCAAGCATCATCTTGTCGTTCAGCATGTATCTCTAAACAAGTAGGAGCAGCAATCGTCACAGAAGATGGTGACATCATTTCTGTCGGAAGAAATGACGTTCCTAAATTTGGTGGGGGGCTATACACGCATGACGATGGAGTCAATGACAACCGATGTGCATTTAGATTCAACAGAAAATGCAAAAACTCTTCTATAAAAGAAGACATTAAGAATGATGCAGAATCAATAATATCTAAAATTTTGCCAGATCAAGACGCTGAAACAATATCAGAAATCATTTCGAAATTGACTCAAATCGAAGGATTAACAGAATATTCACGAGCAATACATGCTGAAATGGACGCCATAACGACAGCCGCACGCAATGGTGGTAATGGGATAAAAAACTCTACTCTCTACTGCACAACATTTCCCTGTCACAACTGCGCGAGGCACATAGTTTCATCCGGAATCAAACAGGTTTACTACATTGAACCATACGACAAGAGTCTTGCGATCCATATCCACGACGATTCAATCAGAGTAGACAAGCCGGAAGGCGATGGCACAAATCACCTTAGAATCAATCAATTCGAAGGAATCGCACCTCGAGTTTACCTCAGACTCTTTGAGGCTGGAGAACGTAAGCGTAACGGGTGCTATTTAGAACTCGACCCGTTAACAGCCAAACCTAAAATAATAAGCCAAATTGACACCACAGAGGACAATGAAAATGGAATCCTTCAGACGGTAGATGAGGTTCATAGGAGATAA
- a CDS encoding rubredoxin, translating to MAQPEEMYRCQTVNCGYIYDPDRGDRKGKIAKGTAFEDLPDTWRCPICGGTRKCFRPMAGPGSTVPADCELPTDS from the coding sequence ATGGCGCAACCCGAAGAAATGTACCGCTGTCAGACCGTGAACTGTGGCTATATCTATGATCCGGACCGGGGCGACCGCAAGGGCAAGATTGCGAAGGGAACGGCCTTCGAGGACTTGCCGGACACCTGGCGCTGCCCCATCTGCGGCGGCACTCGGAAGTGCTTCCGACCCATGGCAGGGCCGGGGTCTACTGTGCCCGCCGATTGCGAACTCCCCACCGATTCTTGA
- a CDS encoding rubrerythrin family protein, whose protein sequence is MSKTEKNLKDAFAGESQANRKYLAFAAQAEKEGLATVAKLFRATAEAETIHAHNHLKALGAVGTTAENLQAAISGETFEFETMYPPMLEEAIAEGNKKAERAFRLANDAEKIHADLYQKYLDGLDAKADAEFYLCTVCGYIHENDAPDSCPICKAAAKAFVNLG, encoded by the coding sequence ATGTCCAAGACCGAAAAGAATCTCAAAGATGCCTTTGCTGGCGAGTCCCAGGCCAACCGTAAGTATCTTGCTTTTGCTGCCCAGGCCGAAAAGGAAGGGCTCGCCACTGTCGCCAAGCTGTTCCGCGCCACTGCCGAGGCAGAGACCATTCACGCCCATAATCATCTCAAAGCCCTGGGCGCTGTGGGCACGACCGCCGAGAATCTGCAGGCTGCCATCTCCGGTGAGACCTTTGAGTTCGAGACCATGTATCCGCCCATGCTCGAAGAGGCCATTGCCGAGGGCAACAAGAAGGCCGAGCGTGCGTTCCGTCTGGCCAATGACGCCGAGAAGATCCATGCCGACCTGTATCAGAAGTATCTGGATGGTCTGGACGCCAAAGCTGATGCCGAGTTCTACCTCTGCACCGTGTGTGGATACATCCACGAGAACGATGCGCCGGACTCCTGTCCTATCTGTAAGGCGGCCGCTAAGGCCTTTGTCAATCTCGGCTAG
- a CDS encoding SulP family inorganic anion transporter produces the protein MAILKCKKCDFSKKVPERYVDAKVRCPECNEVVTVQAEAEDLALEDVIGMVPEDSAPEPARRHEAIPEEELTRKDAPLGDQPGIFEGGAAKNIMAGLASGIVTVMISIAIAGLVFSQGPLADNFHHAISMALISAIIMSMVVAARSGIACSAAGPESMAGLFLFLLTSSIYHQMGAGPAEALYPTVLASVFVAAVFTGLCLLAAGMTRSGDFIRYVPIQAVGGVLAGIGLIIIIQAFNLALGTNACLEELFMKYAQMEFCIKWAPAAALGIVLFICIRWIHNAYVIASVLLLSMGGLFGFLHYEGIGLAQARELGWLFAAHEPDLFWLQVYDVGFLKQIDWNVILDHAGHYAALAGLVLASTMIRVSEMEVLDSRPIDLNREFTALGFGSIFTGFAGGMPGALSLDRSLARRSAGAHGKIAGFIVALVCMSALAFSHKLLPYLPRFIPAGILFALGLGLMWRWIIETRTRFTQKGDYALLILIFLLTSTMGLLPGLAMGAGLAMLVTAGRYGSVSVVKHDISGAHFHSNVDRAPTQIAMLKTKGDHIYAMTLQGFIFMGTTNNLLEMILDRARDEERLPLKFVLLDFTFISGLDSSVAISFIKLKQMAQRHEFILIFTNVPFELEAQLGRAGCELDDPYGGSVTVVSMDYALEWAEDRILEEEDMLTIKQQALPSLLAPIFPEQKYIPALMKILKRIEVKKNKPVFSQGDPSDAMYFIESGMVNVQLELEGGKKLRLKKMGPGTVFGEMGLYTSAPRTASIIAAENCVLYKLSTKVMNLLQAKRPEIASSVHRFVVSLLADRVSGANATIRDILR, from the coding sequence TTGGCCATCCTCAAATGCAAAAAATGCGATTTCTCCAAGAAGGTTCCCGAACGCTATGTTGACGCCAAGGTGCGCTGCCCCGAGTGCAACGAAGTCGTTACCGTACAGGCCGAGGCCGAGGATTTGGCCCTTGAAGATGTCATCGGTATGGTCCCCGAAGACTCTGCTCCCGAACCTGCTCGACGCCATGAAGCCATTCCCGAAGAAGAGCTGACCCGCAAGGATGCCCCGCTGGGCGATCAACCCGGTATTTTCGAAGGAGGCGCCGCCAAGAACATCATGGCCGGACTTGCCTCTGGTATCGTCACCGTCATGATCTCCATCGCCATCGCCGGGCTTGTCTTCTCCCAGGGGCCACTGGCCGACAATTTTCATCATGCCATCAGCATGGCGCTGATCAGCGCCATCATCATGAGCATGGTCGTGGCTGCTCGCAGCGGCATTGCCTGCTCCGCTGCCGGACCGGAATCCATGGCCGGTTTGTTCCTTTTTCTGCTGACCAGCTCGATCTACCACCAGATGGGCGCTGGCCCTGCCGAAGCCCTGTATCCCACAGTTCTGGCCTCCGTCTTCGTGGCCGCCGTCTTCACGGGCCTGTGCCTGCTGGCCGCGGGAATGACCCGCAGTGGAGATTTCATCCGCTACGTGCCCATCCAGGCCGTGGGTGGCGTCCTTGCAGGCATTGGCCTGATCATCATTATCCAGGCCTTCAACCTTGCCCTGGGCACCAATGCCTGCCTCGAAGAACTGTTCATGAAATATGCACAGATGGAATTCTGCATCAAGTGGGCCCCCGCCGCCGCGCTGGGGATCGTCCTATTCATCTGCATCCGCTGGATTCACAACGCCTATGTCATCGCCTCGGTGCTGTTGTTGTCCATGGGCGGCCTTTTCGGATTTCTGCATTACGAGGGCATCGGCCTGGCCCAGGCCCGCGAATTGGGCTGGCTATTCGCCGCACACGAACCCGACCTGTTCTGGTTACAGGTTTATGACGTCGGCTTTCTCAAACAAATCGACTGGAACGTAATTCTTGATCACGCAGGACACTATGCGGCCCTGGCCGGACTGGTTCTGGCCTCGACCATGATTCGCGTCTCGGAGATGGAGGTGCTGGACTCGCGCCCCATCGATCTGAACCGTGAATTCACGGCTCTTGGTTTCGGCAGCATCTTCACAGGATTTGCGGGCGGCATGCCGGGCGCGCTGTCGCTGGACCGCAGCCTTGCACGGCGCAGTGCCGGTGCACATGGCAAGATCGCCGGATTCATCGTGGCCCTGGTCTGTATGAGCGCATTGGCCTTCTCACACAAACTGCTGCCCTATCTGCCCCGCTTCATCCCGGCGGGCATCCTGTTTGCTTTGGGCCTGGGACTGATGTGGCGCTGGATCATCGAAACCCGCACCCGCTTCACCCAAAAAGGCGACTACGCACTGTTGATCCTGATCTTCCTGCTCACCTCCACCATGGGCCTGCTGCCCGGACTGGCCATGGGAGCCGGGCTGGCCATGCTGGTGACAGCCGGACGCTACGGCTCGGTGAGTGTGGTCAAACACGACATCTCCGGGGCCCACTTTCATAGCAACGTGGACCGTGCTCCTACACAGATCGCCATGCTCAAAACCAAGGGCGACCATATCTATGCCATGACCCTGCAGGGGTTCATCTTCATGGGCACCACCAACAATCTATTGGAAATGATTCTGGACCGGGCCAGGGATGAAGAACGCCTGCCCCTGAAATTCGTACTGTTGGACTTCACCTTCATCAGTGGACTTGATTCCTCGGTAGCCATCAGCTTCATCAAGCTCAAGCAGATGGCACAGCGCCACGAATTCATCCTCATCTTCACCAACGTGCCCTTTGAGCTGGAAGCGCAGCTGGGCCGAGCAGGGTGTGAACTGGACGACCCCTACGGCGGCTCAGTCACGGTCGTTTCTATGGATTACGCTCTGGAATGGGCCGAAGACCGCATCCTGGAAGAAGAAGACATGCTGACCATCAAGCAGCAGGCGTTGCCCTCGCTGTTGGCCCCCATCTTCCCGGAGCAGAAGTACATCCCGGCGCTGATGAAGATATTGAAGCGCATCGAGGTCAAAAAGAACAAGCCCGTCTTCTCACAGGGTGACCCATCTGATGCCATGTATTTCATCGAGAGCGGCATGGTGAACGTCCAACTCGAACTCGAAGGTGGCAAAAAACTGCGCCTGAAGAAAATGGGACCGGGAACGGTCTTTGGCGAAATGGGTCTCTACACCTCGGCCCCACGCACAGCCTCCATCATCGCGGCGGAAAACTGTGTGCTGTACAAGCTGTCCACCAAGGTCATGAACCTGTTGCAGGCCAAACGTCCCGAGATTGCCTCGTCCGTGCATCGATTCGTGGTCAGCCTGCTGGCGGATCGTGTCTCTGGCGCCAACGCCACCATCCGTGACATCCTGCGCTAG
- a CDS encoding sigma factor-like helix-turn-helix DNA-binding protein, whose amino-acid sequence MLDWQDFDQALCDGTISQNVNPDDLFELTRGTVFTTVAKTLEDTTGRLPRMDILMIVDTVYERITSMSAPTMNRERIRFGDALKFIHGFAKEVTMEYVRAVHYPTTPLARILKLLGGKSFGLELVLDESEDPLTSSQRTVLCMRHGEGMSVDETAGALGTSRNEIRTMETRALEALHLHLGALPPTATIH is encoded by the coding sequence ATGCTCGATTGGCAAGACTTCGACCAGGCACTGTGCGACGGCACCATTTCTCAGAACGTCAACCCGGACGACCTCTTCGAGTTGACCCGAGGCACGGTTTTCACCACCGTGGCCAAGACCCTGGAAGACACCACCGGACGCCTGCCCCGCATGGATATCCTGATGATCGTGGACACCGTGTACGAGCGCATCACCTCCATGTCCGCACCGACCATGAATCGTGAACGCATCCGCTTCGGAGACGCCCTGAAATTCATCCATGGCTTCGCCAAGGAAGTCACCATGGAGTATGTGCGGGCCGTGCACTACCCCACCACCCCGCTGGCCCGCATCCTGAAACTCCTGGGCGGTAAATCCTTCGGGCTGGAACTGGTGCTCGACGAAAGCGAAGATCCACTGACCTCCAGCCAACGCACAGTGTTATGCATGCGCCATGGCGAGGGCATGTCTGTGGATGAAACAGCAGGGGCACTGGGCACCAGCCGCAATGAGATCAGGACGATGGAAACCCGAGCGCTGGAAGCCTTGCACCTGCATCTGGGCGCCCTGCCTCCCACTGCGACCATTCACTAA
- a CDS encoding Hsp20/alpha crystallin family protein translates to MPDLKVWGEQQLSRMKHDMDKLFEALCSDFGLPPARPLGKAGLSVTHTESEILIRTEAPGLMPEDLSVTVTERRLIISGRKVEHSEDGTRKEQSFRREMYLPCPVEPGTVSASYEDGIVEVKLPRSCSADEYSSLSE, encoded by the coding sequence ATGCCCGACTTGAAGGTATGGGGAGAGCAGCAACTCTCCAGAATGAAGCACGACATGGACAAGCTATTCGAAGCCCTATGCTCGGATTTTGGCCTTCCCCCGGCCCGGCCTCTGGGCAAGGCGGGCCTGTCCGTAACGCATACCGAATCCGAAATCCTGATCAGAACGGAAGCGCCGGGCCTGATGCCCGAAGACCTGTCCGTGACCGTGACCGAACGACGGCTCATTATCTCCGGCCGCAAGGTGGAGCACTCCGAAGACGGCACACGCAAAGAGCAATCCTTCAGACGCGAGATGTACCTGCCCTGTCCGGTGGAACCGGGAACAGTCAGTGCATCCTATGAAGACGGCATTGTCGAAGTGAAACTGCCCCGCAGTTGCAGCGCCGACGAATATTCTTCCCTCAGCGAATAA
- a CDS encoding Lon protease family protein, with amino-acid sequence MAPLTQSLKVPIEQLRWKLNPTGLGFKTTAEVEPHDEIIGQQRGVDAFRFGMGMAKKGYNIFVTGEPGTGRQATVKKLLKELSHKDKAPDDLAYVNNYKHSEQPILLRFPAGGGAKFKKDVQGFLDNVKREIPQLFESEEYIARKNEIAEAHERRVREFYKSIEEKVADTGLVVVRMQMGPIQRPDLVPMVDGEPKRLVDIEDLVEKGRFPREEFERLRDKRLELKEELDNIVKQVKELQKEVGKKHEEVDRLMFLSLAEDFVAPVRKKYKAKKVRTHLDAMLEHMADNLDEIKMLGGQQSQAPQGMPFMMSAPNPDDLLRPYQINLLVDNSERKSPPVIFETYPTYRNLFGAIDRQGDRFGGWRTDFTKIQAGSFVKANGGYLVINLMDAIMEPGVWPTLKRSLKTERIEIETFDPYYFMAGAGLKPEPIDMDVKVVVLGDTRLYHMLRHYDPDGPKIFKVRADYESAMDRTDDAVQKMAQFVAAEVKKEKLRPFDASGVAALVEEAVRMAGRQEKLSTSFPALADLLAEADYYAGVDKAKAITDKHVLEALEAKIHRANQIEDRIQEMIDRGSLFVDTSGEEVGQVNGLAVYSMGDHMFGKPSRITAVTSLGKEGIINIEREADMSGPTHNKGMLILSGWLRNLFAQDKPLSLAASIAFEQSYGGIDGDSASSTELYALLSSLSGKPIRQSVAVTGSVNQKGEVQPIGGVNQKIEGFYLCCKNAGLTGDQGVMIPKPNVKDLMLRPEVIQAVKDGTFHIWAVETIEQGIEILTGVKAGTRTKTGWTKGSIFALANERLKELGESLRDFGKKGDKKTSSKPKKKTPAKKK; translated from the coding sequence ATGGCCCCTTTGACACAATCTCTCAAGGTTCCCATCGAACAGCTTCGCTGGAAGCTGAACCCGACAGGCCTGGGCTTCAAGACCACCGCAGAAGTGGAGCCCCATGACGAAATCATCGGACAGCAACGCGGCGTTGATGCCTTCCGCTTCGGCATGGGCATGGCCAAGAAGGGCTACAATATTTTCGTGACGGGCGAACCCGGTACCGGTCGTCAGGCCACGGTCAAGAAGCTTCTGAAGGAATTATCCCATAAGGACAAGGCGCCTGATGACCTTGCCTACGTCAACAATTACAAGCATTCCGAACAACCCATCCTGCTGCGCTTCCCTGCCGGAGGCGGTGCTAAATTCAAGAAGGATGTTCAGGGATTTCTGGACAACGTGAAGCGGGAGATTCCCCAGCTCTTCGAGAGCGAGGAATACATCGCCCGCAAGAACGAAATCGCCGAAGCCCACGAACGGCGCGTTCGCGAATTCTACAAGTCCATCGAGGAAAAGGTCGCGGACACCGGACTGGTGGTCGTACGCATGCAGATGGGCCCCATACAGCGCCCGGACCTGGTGCCCATGGTGGATGGCGAGCCCAAACGCCTGGTCGATATCGAAGACCTCGTGGAAAAGGGCCGCTTCCCGCGTGAAGAATTTGAACGCCTGCGCGACAAGCGCCTGGAGCTCAAGGAAGAGCTGGATAACATCGTCAAGCAGGTCAAGGAACTCCAAAAGGAAGTCGGCAAGAAGCACGAGGAAGTGGACCGCTTGATGTTCCTGTCTCTAGCCGAGGATTTCGTTGCCCCAGTACGCAAGAAATACAAGGCCAAGAAAGTCCGCACACACCTGGACGCCATGCTGGAGCACATGGCCGACAATCTGGATGAGATAAAGATGCTGGGCGGGCAACAGTCCCAGGCACCTCAGGGAATGCCGTTCATGATGAGCGCTCCCAACCCGGACGACCTGCTGCGGCCCTACCAAATCAATCTGCTGGTGGACAATTCCGAACGCAAGTCGCCACCTGTCATCTTCGAGACCTACCCCACCTATCGCAACCTGTTCGGGGCCATTGATCGGCAGGGAGATCGCTTCGGGGGATGGAGAACGGACTTCACCAAGATTCAGGCAGGATCCTTCGTCAAGGCCAATGGAGGCTACCTGGTCATCAACCTGATGGACGCAATCATGGAACCCGGGGTCTGGCCGACTCTGAAGCGCTCACTGAAGACCGAACGCATCGAGATTGAAACCTTCGATCCTTACTATTTCATGGCCGGTGCGGGCTTAAAGCCCGAGCCCATCGACATGGACGTCAAGGTCGTTGTTCTTGGTGATACCCGGCTCTACCATATGCTCAGGCACTACGATCCCGACGGACCGAAAATCTTCAAGGTCCGGGCCGACTACGAGTCCGCCATGGACCGCACGGATGATGCCGTGCAAAAAATGGCTCAATTCGTGGCCGCCGAAGTAAAGAAGGAAAAACTGCGCCCCTTTGATGCCTCAGGCGTGGCCGCTCTGGTGGAAGAGGCCGTGCGCATGGCCGGACGTCAGGAGAAGCTCTCCACATCCTTCCCTGCGCTGGCAGACCTGCTGGCCGAAGCCGACTACTATGCAGGTGTCGACAAAGCCAAGGCCATCACCGACAAGCACGTCCTTGAAGCCCTTGAGGCCAAGATCCATCGGGCCAATCAGATCGAGGACCGCATTCAGGAAATGATCGATCGGGGCAGCCTGTTCGTAGATACCTCCGGTGAAGAGGTGGGGCAGGTCAACGGCCTGGCCGTCTATTCCATGGGCGACCACATGTTCGGCAAGCCCTCGCGCATCACCGCGGTCACCAGCCTGGGCAAGGAAGGAATCATCAATATCGAACGCGAGGCCGACATGTCCGGCCCCACACACAACAAGGGCATGCTCATCCTTTCAGGCTGGTTGCGCAATTTGTTTGCCCAAGACAAGCCCCTGTCCCTGGCCGCGTCCATTGCCTTTGAGCAATCCTATGGTGGGATCGATGGCGATTCGGCTTCCTCCACAGAACTGTACGCCCTGCTTTCCAGCCTCTCGGGCAAGCCGATCCGCCAATCCGTGGCAGTCACTGGTTCGGTCAACCAGAAGGGCGAGGTCCAGCCCATCGGCGGGGTCAACCAGAAGATTGAAGGCTTCTACCTGTGCTGCAAGAACGCGGGGCTGACCGGCGATCAGGGGGTGATGATCCCCAAGCCCAACGTCAAGGACCTGATGCTCCGTCCCGAGGTGATCCAGGCCGTCAAGGACGGCACCTTCCATATCTGGGCCGTAGAAACCATTGAGCAGGGCATCGAGATTCTGACCGGAGTCAAGGCGGGCACCCGCACCAAGACAGGGTGGACCAAGGGTTCCATCTTCGCTTTGGCCAACGAGAGACTCAAAGAACTTGGAGAATCCCTGCGTGACTTTGGCAAGAAGGGAGACAAAAAGACATCTTCCAAGCCCAAGAAAAAGACTCCGGCAAAGAAGAAGTAG
- a CDS encoding YbjQ family protein, translated as MILTNIETVPGKTIVEHFGLVSGNTIRARHLGVDILAKLKNLIGGELRGYTKLLQDSRKEATERMTAQAEQLGANAIVNIRFATSSIAGGAAELYAYGTAVRVE; from the coding sequence ATGATCCTGACCAATATCGAAACCGTCCCCGGAAAAACCATTGTCGAGCATTTCGGGCTGGTGTCCGGCAACACCATCCGCGCCCGCCATCTGGGTGTGGACATCCTGGCAAAACTGAAGAACCTGATCGGTGGCGAACTGCGCGGTTACACCAAACTGCTTCAGGACTCCCGCAAGGAAGCCACGGAGCGCATGACCGCCCAAGCCGAGCAACTCGGGGCCAATGCCATCGTCAATATCCGCTTTGCCACCTCCAGCATCGCAGGCGGAGCGGCCGAGCTATATGCATACGGCACTGCCGTGCGTGTGGAGTAG
- a CDS encoding YbjQ family protein, whose amino-acid sequence MFPDYYFFIILLIVGYVVGTFFERRHFRSLEQRERASINLPMVCAKTLPFAPDKAEAVAVVSGSAVISVDYFKRFLAWLKNFFGGRIKSYETLLDRARREALLRMKEQVPDADYIVNVRIETASISKSKKKNGVSCVEAVAYGTAVRLRKDV is encoded by the coding sequence ATGTTCCCCGACTATTATTTCTTCATCATCCTGCTTATCGTGGGCTATGTGGTCGGAACGTTCTTTGAGCGCCGCCACTTCCGCTCTCTGGAGCAGCGCGAACGTGCCTCCATCAATCTGCCTATGGTTTGCGCCAAGACCCTGCCCTTTGCCCCGGACAAGGCCGAAGCCGTGGCGGTCGTCAGTGGCAGTGCCGTCATCTCGGTGGACTATTTCAAGCGCTTCCTGGCCTGGCTCAAAAACTTCTTTGGCGGGCGCATCAAGTCCTACGAGACGCTGCTCGACCGCGCTCGACGCGAAGCCCTGCTGCGCATGAAGGAACAGGTGCCCGATGCCGACTACATCGTAAATGTTCGCATCGAAACGGCCTCCATCAGCAAATCCAAGAAAAAGAACGGCGTCAGTTGCGTGGAAGCCGTGGCCTACGGCACCGCCGTCCGCCTGAGGAAAGACGTTTGA
- a CDS encoding M48 family metallopeptidase produces the protein MKYTPRLPETNVNVSPGSPIKDLLLMLAAASAIVVGIYVALGFAVDKIAPHISYETELAIGGFLGKHPILKNASPAPEAIQKLAETIRTRSTDIPFPVTISIREDPQVNAFAVPGGQIVLTTGILDAIESENELAFILGHELGHIAHRDHLRGMGRGLVLLTLSSLVLDAGDSIGGSLGNMVVLTELTFTRRQETLADEAGQDALMSVFGHITGAEQVFSHFAKRAETNYLTRFALSHPETQSRIQHLRNRAKVEGFPAGPLTPLNPEPQLSV, from the coding sequence TTGAAATATACCCCCCGCCTGCCCGAGACCAACGTCAACGTCAGTCCCGGCTCTCCCATCAAAGACCTGCTGCTGATGCTGGCAGCAGCTTCGGCCATTGTGGTCGGCATCTATGTCGCTCTGGGCTTTGCCGTGGACAAAATCGCCCCACATATTTCCTACGAGACGGAACTCGCCATCGGCGGATTCCTGGGCAAGCATCCCATCCTGAAGAATGCCAGCCCGGCTCCGGAAGCCATCCAGAAACTGGCCGAGACCATCCGCACCCGCAGCACCGACATTCCCTTCCCCGTGACCATCTCCATCCGCGAGGACCCGCAGGTCAATGCCTTTGCCGTTCCCGGCGGGCAAATTGTTCTGACCACGGGCATTCTGGATGCCATTGAATCGGAAAACGAACTGGCCTTCATCCTTGGGCACGAACTGGGGCACATCGCCCATCGTGATCATTTGCGGGGCATGGGCCGCGGCCTGGTGCTCCTGACCCTGTCCTCTCTGGTGCTGGACGCCGGCGACTCCATTGGAGGCTCCCTGGGCAATATGGTCGTGCTGACAGAACTGACCTTTACCCGCAGGCAGGAAACCCTGGCCGACGAAGCCGGTCAGGACGCCCTGATGTCCGTATTCGGACATATTACGGGAGCGGAGCAGGTGTTCTCGCATTTTGCCAAACGCGCGGAGACCAACTACCTGACGCGCTTTGCCCTGAGCCATCCCGAAACCCAGTCGCGCATCCAGCACCTGCGCAACCGCGCCAAGGTGGAAGGATTCCCTGCCGGACCGCTCACTCCGCTGAACCCGGAGCCACAACTTTCGGTCTGA